Within the Corynebacterium afermentans subsp. lipophilum genome, the region GATTCAACGGCGCGCACGATCACTGTGCGCAACCGGTCGGTGACTCGTCCGGCGGAGGTGATGAAGGTGCCGTCGATGTCGGAGATGATCAGGCGCGGGGCATCACCAGTGGCGTTCATGTTGTCACTTCCTGCGCTGCTTCTTTGCCGCGCGCTCAGCGCGTTCCTTCGCGTAGAGCTCCTCGGCCTCTTCCGGCGTGGGCGCGGTGCCGCCGAGCGCCACCGGCATCCATGCCTCGCCTGCGCCGTCGGTGTAGAGGGAGGCGTATTCGGACCGTGAGGCGTCAAGAAGCGACTGCATCTGGCGCTTCAGCTCGGCGGTGTCCGCCTCGGCGTCGCCGGTGAGGTGGACGGGCTCGCCGTAGCGCACTATGACTGGCACGTCGCGGAAGTGTTTCGGCAGGTCCTTGGTCCAGATGCGCTGCGAGCCCCACATCACACAGGGCACGAGCGGCACCCCGGCCTGGTGGGCGATGCGCGCGGCGCCGGTTTTGAAGTCAGCCAGCTCAAACGACCGCGAGATGGTGGCCTCGGGGAAGATGCCAACGAGGTTGCCCTCGCGCAGCATCTGCACCGCCGGCGCGATGGAGGCGCCGCCGTGGGCGCGGTCCACCGGAACGTGCTTCATCAGCTTGAGCAGCCAGCCCAACACGGGCACGTCGAAGACCGACTTTTTGGCCATGAACCGCACGAGCCGCTCGCCGTGCAGGTAGGGCCCGGTGCCCATGAGGATGAAGTCGGCGTAGCCGGTGTGGTTGCCAGCGAGCAACGCGCCGCTTTCCGCCGGGAGGTTTTCGGCGCCGATGACCGTGACCTCGATGTTCGCCGCGCGCATAAGGCGGCGGGCGAAACCGACGAGGCCCTGGTAAAACTTCTCCACTGCTTCGTCGCGGTTGGCGGCGATGCCTTCGTAGAGCCGCGGGACCGTGAAACCGCGGTATCGGCGCGTATCCATTACGGCGTGAGCACTTCCTTGCCTACCCACGGTCGCAGCGCCTCAGGAACGCGCACGGAACCGTCCGCCTGCTGGTTGTTCTCCAGGATGGCTACCAGCCAGCGGGTGGTGGCCAGGGTGCCGTTGAGGGTGGCGGCGGTCTGGGTCTTGCCGTCAGCGTCGCGGTAGCGGGTGTGCAGGCGGCGGGCCTGGAAGGTGGTGCAGTTGGAGGTAGAGGTCAGCTCGCGGTACGTGCCTTGCGACGGCACCCACGCCTCCGTGTCGAACTTGCGGGCGGCGGAGGAGCCGAGGTCGCCGGCCGCGACGTCGATGATGCGGTAGGGCACCTCCACGGCGGCGAGCATGTCGCGTTCCAGGCCGAGCAGCTTCTGGTGCATCTCCTCGGCATCCTCAGGCTTGCAGTAGGCGAACATTTCCAATTTGTCGAACTGGTGGACGCGCAGGATGCCCTTGGTGTCCTTGCCGTAGGAGCCGGCCTCGCGGCGGAAGCAGGAGGACCAACCGGCGTAGAGCAGCGGGCCGTCCGACAGGTCGATGATCTCGTCCTGGTGCAGGCCGGCCAGGGCCACCTCGGAGGTGCCCACCAGGTACATGTCGTCGCGCTCGAGGTAGTAGATCTCCTCGTCGTGCGCGTCCAAAAACCCGGTGCCCTGCATGACGTCCGGGCGCACCAGCACCGGCGGAACCATGAGCTTGAATCCGGCCTCGCGCGCCTTCTGCGCGGCGAGCATGAGCATGCCCAGCTGCAGCCAGGCGCCGTCGCCGGCCAGGTAGTAGAAGCGCGCGCCGCCGACCTTGGTGCCGCGTTTCATGTCGATGATGCCCAGCGGTTCCGCCAGGTCCAGGTGGTCTTTGACCTCAAAGTCGAATTCGGGCACCTCGCCGACGTGCTCGAGGACGACGAAGTCCTCCTCGCCGCCGGCCGGGGCGCCTTCGATGATGTTGGCGATGGAGTACTGCAGCTTCTCCAGCTTCTCCTGCGCCGCCGCCTCCCCTGCTTCGGCCTCCTTGACGCGGGCCTTGAGCTCGTTGGAGCCCTCCAGCAGCGCCGGGCGGTCCTCGGGGGCGGCCTGGCCGATCTTCTTGCCAAACGCCTTCTGCTCGGAGCGCAGCTCGTCCGCCTTCTGGATGGCGGAGCGGCGGGCTCCGTCGGCGGCCAGCAGCTCGTCCACAAGCGCAGGGTCTTCGCCGCGGGCTCGCTGGGACTCGCGGACGGCCTCGGGGTTTTCGCGCACACGCTTCAGATCAATCACGCTTGTTCACCTTACATTGTCTGCCGACGCGGCAACGGCACAACAGCATCCGGTCATAACCAGTGGGCTATGGTGGGCGTATGACCCTCCCGATCACAGACGGCCCTGTGCCCAAGCACGAGCAGCTCCGCTCGCTTTTGGAGTCCCGCATTGCCGAGGAGTTCTCCCCCGGCGACCCGCTCCCGGGCGAGCGCGCGCTGGAGGAGGAGTACGGCGTTTCCCGCATCACGGTGCGCCGCGCGATCGGGGATCTGGTGGCGGCAGGCCGGCTGCGCCGCGTGCGCGGCAAGGGCACGTTCGTTGCCCCGGCGCCGTTGGTGTCGCGTCTGCACCTGGCGAGTTTCTCGGATGAGATGCGGGCGCAGCGCGTGGAGGCGTCGTCACGCATCCTGCTGAGCGAGCGCACC harbors:
- a CDS encoding lysophospholipid acyltransferase family protein, giving the protein MDTRRYRGFTVPRLYEGIAANRDEAVEKFYQGLVGFARRLMRAANIEVTVIGAENLPAESGALLAGNHTGYADFILMGTGPYLHGERLVRFMAKKSVFDVPVLGWLLKLMKHVPVDRAHGGASIAPAVQMLREGNLVGIFPEATISRSFELADFKTGAARIAHQAGVPLVPCVMWGSQRIWTKDLPKHFRDVPVIVRYGEPVHLTGDAEADTAELKRQMQSLLDASRSEYASLYTDGAGEAWMPVALGGTAPTPEEAEELYAKERAERAAKKQRRK
- the serS gene encoding serine--tRNA ligase; translated protein: MIDLKRVRENPEAVRESQRARGEDPALVDELLAADGARRSAIQKADELRSEQKAFGKKIGQAAPEDRPALLEGSNELKARVKEAEAGEAAAQEKLEKLQYSIANIIEGAPAGGEEDFVVLEHVGEVPEFDFEVKDHLDLAEPLGIIDMKRGTKVGGARFYYLAGDGAWLQLGMLMLAAQKAREAGFKLMVPPVLVRPDVMQGTGFLDAHDEEIYYLERDDMYLVGTSEVALAGLHQDEIIDLSDGPLLYAGWSSCFRREAGSYGKDTKGILRVHQFDKLEMFAYCKPEDAEEMHQKLLGLERDMLAAVEVPYRIIDVAAGDLGSSAARKFDTEAWVPSQGTYRELTSTSNCTTFQARRLHTRYRDADGKTQTAATLNGTLATTRWLVAILENNQQADGSVRVPEALRPWVGKEVLTP